A single window of Lutzomyia longipalpis isolate SR_M1_2022 chromosome 1, ASM2433408v1 DNA harbors:
- the LOC129785966 gene encoding methylcytosine dioxygenase TET isoform X1 codes for MSAATTTTTQMSMPSTSSVAGGPPDTNRQLFSVKQERHDEAEILELAAKMMESHKAQMTKAAQQQAMQQQMRSVNVINSTGQTNILNYFPRKTSQQGSSSLQAAGTSASIVPTTTPAAASAVTATNGGTYNGKQPNGETTSSSASPDGSTEKKPCDEESQKGHFGWHTFNKSIYIPYILRSGEKYCAVRIVESKLLNKYLNYLHHDIYSCTCVRSYYITEAEGRLLNEINHKHSESHFGREMFTVKDLVVRLSDVSKFWTFLDVCYKKLLMGNNGQGQSEKCGFIRINKESVVPYTVRDGQKFVPLFYFEGETENLKLKADNLSGWDLSYLKFCCKVQGIRNELFASDKVAVISLTDIKSYFPPGTQFEDYWPNKVVDTQLLVQKSNANSSVHWTRQPTAPPPKPTSSTQSKAAPTRKQATAVSYGNAAMSQVNMQQRLPGQMGSTNTPVVSNVWSNLTSVSGLNLTPGQQEHVLRMAQVAQQAQSQRAYPTTRSQVQNIMQRQPYNVNFPPVAAAAAAMSAMTGLSSSSNQVPPPLIRGAQQAPTSHHMSSCVTGPPSLRSSNSLTINPVATPSHLLPPPPPYSASSNHLHEYLLANVSLASSPKNNHYASGGSNKTTYSTSNYNNNNTDYLLNNNILNAIYSKTAVTSIANHPVGSPARASPNQSHSVSSSGQPKQPPPPLIPMPNTSASDAFSAIRDTLQQLRSLKSLTTTFLPQNIPIPDPYGSPSPSSHAAGTTSPFSLHPLSMVPAAQSPVDIKPQPPTFSPSLANRQTKSVTMSATDVIDLSSPPRSAASLLHHQQQQQQQHHHQQHHQQQQQLQQQQQILQQQRGQQILTNGRCNTNAQNLMHGAPSAASAAAQVAAMQQHQRQSSVDASRLSAIPEMVSHNGNVPYKMQKAQIDGCTVPCINMKAYTYTDLLMTLADLKDIFFPHMTLENCRKVLDVLNVELYKGNRSQLKVFQEYGHHGMENMALVLVQDIINFMPQLKYMVRSQTQEQPAHKRARIS; via the exons ATGT cagcagcaacaacaacgACAACTCAAATGTCCATGCCGTCAACATCGTCTGTAGCAGGAGGCCCGCCAGATACCAACCGACAGCTTTTTAGCGTAAAGCAAGAGAGACACGACGAAGCGGAGATTTTGGAGTTGGCTGCCAAAATGATGGAGAGTCACAAGGCGCAAATGACCAAAGCGGCACAACAGCAGGCAATGCAACAGCAAATGCGTTCTGTGAATGTGATCAATAGCACAGGTCAGAcgaatatattaaattatttcccaaGAAAAACCTCACAGCAAGGATCGTCGTCATTACAAGCAGCTGGAACAAGTGCTTCGATTGTACCGACGACCACACCAGCGGCAGCGTCAGCGGTGACGGCAACGAATGGTGGTACGTACAACGGGAAACAACCAAATGGTGAGACAACATCGAGCTCTGCAAGTCCCGACGGCAGCACCGAGAAGAAGCCATGCGATGAGGAGAGTCAAAAGGGTCACTTTGGATGGCATACATTCAATAAATCCATCTACATCCCCTATATCCTGAGATCCGGGGAAAAGTACTGCGCTGTGCGTATTGTGGAGAGTAAACTTCTCAATAAATACTTGAACTACCTCCACCATGATATCTACAGTTGCACATGCGTTCGCAGTTACTACATTACCGAAGCCGAGGGGAGGCTCCTCAATGAGATTAATCATAAGCACAGTGAATCACATTTTGGGCGAGAAATGTTCACTGTAAAGGATTTAGTTGTTCGCCTATCTGACGTGAGCAAATTCTGGACATTCCTTGATGTTTGCTACAAGAAACTCCTTATGGGAAACAATGGGCAGGGGCAGTCCGAGAAATGTGGATTTATTAGGATTAACAAAGAATCTGTAGTTCCTTATACC gttcgTGATGGACAAAAGTTTGTTCCATTGTTCTACTTTGAGGGCGAAACGGAGAATTTGAAGTTGAAAGCTGACAATTTGTCCGGCTGGGATTTGTcctatttgaaattttgctgCAAAGTCCAAGGGATACGCAATGAGTTGTTTGCCAGTGATAAGGTTGCAGTAATAAGTTTGACTGATATCAAAAGTTACTTTCCACCTGGAACGCAATTTGAGGACTACTGGCCAAATAAGGTGGTGGACACACAATTACTGGTGCAAAAGTCAAATGCCAACAGTTCCGTACATTGGACACGACAACCTACAGCTCCACCACCGAAACCAACATCCAGCACCCAGTCAAAGGCAGCACCGACAAGGAAGCAAGCAACGGCTGTCTCCTATGGTAATGCTGCCATGTCACAGGTTAATATGCAACAGCGACTGCCTGGGCAAATGGGAAGCACAAATACACCCGTTGTGTCCAATGTGTGGTCCAACTTGACAAGTGTCTCAGGTCTCAATTTGACTCCTGGGCAGCAGGAGCATGTTCTAAGGATGGCTCAAGTTGCACAA CAGGCTCAATCCCAACGAGCTTACCCAACGACAAGATCTCAAGTACAGAATATTATGCAACGTCAGCCCTACAATGTGAACTTCCCACCCGTGGCGGCTGCTGCGGCAGCAATGTCTGCAATGACTGGTCTCTCTTCTAGCTCTAATCAGGTGCCCCCACCTCTCATACGAGGTGCGCAGCAAGCACCCACTAGTCATCACAT GTCTAGTTGTGTTACTGGTCCACCATCATTACGCTCTAGTAATAGTCTGACGATAAATCCTGTTGCCACTCCTTCCCACCTATTGCCTCCTCCACCACCTTACAGTGCATCCAGTAATCACCTCCACGAATATCTGCTGGCAAATGTTTCGTTGGCATCATCACCAAAAAACAACCACTACGCAAGTGGTGGTAGTAACAAAACTACGTACAGTACATCCAATTACAATAACAACAACACCGATTATCTCTTGAATAACAACATTTTGAATGCGATATATTCAAAGACAGCTGTAACGTCAATAGCAAATCATCCGGTTGGCTCACCGGCCCGTGCATCGCCAAATCAAAGCCATAGCGTATCGTCGAGTGGTCAGCCGAAGCAGCCGCCGCCACCGCTAATACCAATGCCCAATACAAGTGCTAGTGATGCATTTAGTGCAATACGGGACACATTGCAGCAATTGCGAAGCTTAAAATCACTCACCACGACATTCTTGCCACAGAATATTCCCATTCCCGATCCCTATGGTAGCCCGTCACCATCCTCTCATGCTGCCGGTACCACATCGCCATTTTCCCTCCATCCACTATCCATGGTGCCGGCAGCACAGAGTCCTGTGGATATCAAACCACAACCACCAACCTTTTCTCCATCCCTCGCAAACAGACAAACGAAAAGCGTAACTATGTCAGCAACGGATGTAATCGATCTGTCTTCCCCTCCAAGGTCGGCCGCCAGTTTACTCCATCatcaacagcagcagcagcaacagcaccACCATCAGCAGCACcaccagcagcagcagcagctgcaACAGCAGCAACAGATACTTCAGCAGCAACGTGGTCAACAAATACTGACCAATGGGCGATGCAATACAAATGCACAGAATTTAATGCATGGCGCCCCATCGGCTGCGAGTGCTGCTGCCCAAGTGGCGGCTATGCAGCAACATCAAAGGCAATCATCGGTGGATGCGTCACGCCTCTCGGCGATACCCGAGATGGTGTCGCACAATGGCAATGTGCCctacaaaatgcaaaaggcACAAATTGATGGGTGCACGGTGCCGTGTATCAATATGAAGGCATACACGTACACTGATTTGCTCATGACGCTTGCCGATCtcaaagatattttctttccacACATGACACTCGAGAACTGCCGAAAGGTACTCGATGTCCTCAATGTGGAGTTGTACAAAGGAAACAg GAGTCAATTGAAGGTGTTCCAGGAGTATGGGCATCATGGCATGGAGAATATGGCCCTGGTACTGGTGCAGGATATCATCAATTTCATGCCACAGCTCAAGTACATGGTACGGAGTCAGACACAGGAGCAGCCTGCACACAAGCGGGCGAGGATCAGCTAG
- the LOC129785966 gene encoding methylcytosine dioxygenase TET isoform X5 codes for MSAATTTTTQMSMPSTSSVAGGPPDTNRQLFSVKQERHDEAEILELAAKMMESHKAQMTKAAQQQAMQQQMRSVNVINSTAGTSASIVPTTTPAAASAVTATNGGTYNGKQPNGETTSSSASPDGSTEKKPCDEESQKGHFGWHTFNKSIYIPYILRSGEKYCAVRIVESKLLNKYLNYLHHDIYSCTCVRSYYITEAEGRLLNEINHKHSESHFGREMFTVKDLVVRLSDVSKFWTFLDVCYKKLLMGNNGQGQSEKCGFIRINKESVVPYTVRDGQKFVPLFYFEGETENLKLKADNLSGWDLSYLKFCCKVQGIRNELFASDKVAVISLTDIKSYFPPGTQFEDYWPNKVVDTQLLVQKSNANSSVHWTRQPTAPPPKPTSSTQSKAAPTRKQATAVSYGNAAMSQVNMQQRLPGQMGSTNTPVVSNVWSNLTSVSGLNLTPGQQEHVLRMAQVAQQAQSQRAYPTTRSQVQNIMQRQPYNVNFPPVAAAAAAMSAMTGLSSSSNQVPPPLIRGAQQAPTSHHMSSCVTGPPSLRSSNSLTINPVATPSHLLPPPPPYSASSNHLHEYLLANVSLASSPKNNHYASGGSNKTTYSTSNYNNNNTDYLLNNNILNAIYSKTAVTSIANHPVGSPARASPNQSHSVSSSGQPKQPPPPLIPMPNTSASDAFSAIRDTLQQLRSLKSLTTTFLPQNIPIPDPYGSPSPSSHAAGTTSPFSLHPLSMVPAAQSPVDIKPQPPTFSPSLANRQTKSVTMSATDVIDLSSPPRSAASLLHHQQQQQQQHHHQQHHQQQQQLQQQQQILQQQRGQQILTNGRCNTNAQNLMHGAPSAASAAAQVAAMQQHQRQSSVDASRLSAIPEMVSHNGNVPYKMQKAQIDGCTVPCINMKAYTYTDLLMTLADLKDIFFPHMTLENCRKVLDVLNVELYKGNRSQLKVFQEYGHHGMENMALVLVQDIINFMPQLKYMVRSQTQEQPAHKRARIS; via the exons ATGT cagcagcaacaacaacgACAACTCAAATGTCCATGCCGTCAACATCGTCTGTAGCAGGAGGCCCGCCAGATACCAACCGACAGCTTTTTAGCGTAAAGCAAGAGAGACACGACGAAGCGGAGATTTTGGAGTTGGCTGCCAAAATGATGGAGAGTCACAAGGCGCAAATGACCAAAGCGGCACAACAGCAGGCAATGCAACAGCAAATGCGTTCTGTGAATGTGATCAATAGCACAG CTGGAACAAGTGCTTCGATTGTACCGACGACCACACCAGCGGCAGCGTCAGCGGTGACGGCAACGAATGGTGGTACGTACAACGGGAAACAACCAAATGGTGAGACAACATCGAGCTCTGCAAGTCCCGACGGCAGCACCGAGAAGAAGCCATGCGATGAGGAGAGTCAAAAGGGTCACTTTGGATGGCATACATTCAATAAATCCATCTACATCCCCTATATCCTGAGATCCGGGGAAAAGTACTGCGCTGTGCGTATTGTGGAGAGTAAACTTCTCAATAAATACTTGAACTACCTCCACCATGATATCTACAGTTGCACATGCGTTCGCAGTTACTACATTACCGAAGCCGAGGGGAGGCTCCTCAATGAGATTAATCATAAGCACAGTGAATCACATTTTGGGCGAGAAATGTTCACTGTAAAGGATTTAGTTGTTCGCCTATCTGACGTGAGCAAATTCTGGACATTCCTTGATGTTTGCTACAAGAAACTCCTTATGGGAAACAATGGGCAGGGGCAGTCCGAGAAATGTGGATTTATTAGGATTAACAAAGAATCTGTAGTTCCTTATACC gttcgTGATGGACAAAAGTTTGTTCCATTGTTCTACTTTGAGGGCGAAACGGAGAATTTGAAGTTGAAAGCTGACAATTTGTCCGGCTGGGATTTGTcctatttgaaattttgctgCAAAGTCCAAGGGATACGCAATGAGTTGTTTGCCAGTGATAAGGTTGCAGTAATAAGTTTGACTGATATCAAAAGTTACTTTCCACCTGGAACGCAATTTGAGGACTACTGGCCAAATAAGGTGGTGGACACACAATTACTGGTGCAAAAGTCAAATGCCAACAGTTCCGTACATTGGACACGACAACCTACAGCTCCACCACCGAAACCAACATCCAGCACCCAGTCAAAGGCAGCACCGACAAGGAAGCAAGCAACGGCTGTCTCCTATGGTAATGCTGCCATGTCACAGGTTAATATGCAACAGCGACTGCCTGGGCAAATGGGAAGCACAAATACACCCGTTGTGTCCAATGTGTGGTCCAACTTGACAAGTGTCTCAGGTCTCAATTTGACTCCTGGGCAGCAGGAGCATGTTCTAAGGATGGCTCAAGTTGCACAA CAGGCTCAATCCCAACGAGCTTACCCAACGACAAGATCTCAAGTACAGAATATTATGCAACGTCAGCCCTACAATGTGAACTTCCCACCCGTGGCGGCTGCTGCGGCAGCAATGTCTGCAATGACTGGTCTCTCTTCTAGCTCTAATCAGGTGCCCCCACCTCTCATACGAGGTGCGCAGCAAGCACCCACTAGTCATCACAT GTCTAGTTGTGTTACTGGTCCACCATCATTACGCTCTAGTAATAGTCTGACGATAAATCCTGTTGCCACTCCTTCCCACCTATTGCCTCCTCCACCACCTTACAGTGCATCCAGTAATCACCTCCACGAATATCTGCTGGCAAATGTTTCGTTGGCATCATCACCAAAAAACAACCACTACGCAAGTGGTGGTAGTAACAAAACTACGTACAGTACATCCAATTACAATAACAACAACACCGATTATCTCTTGAATAACAACATTTTGAATGCGATATATTCAAAGACAGCTGTAACGTCAATAGCAAATCATCCGGTTGGCTCACCGGCCCGTGCATCGCCAAATCAAAGCCATAGCGTATCGTCGAGTGGTCAGCCGAAGCAGCCGCCGCCACCGCTAATACCAATGCCCAATACAAGTGCTAGTGATGCATTTAGTGCAATACGGGACACATTGCAGCAATTGCGAAGCTTAAAATCACTCACCACGACATTCTTGCCACAGAATATTCCCATTCCCGATCCCTATGGTAGCCCGTCACCATCCTCTCATGCTGCCGGTACCACATCGCCATTTTCCCTCCATCCACTATCCATGGTGCCGGCAGCACAGAGTCCTGTGGATATCAAACCACAACCACCAACCTTTTCTCCATCCCTCGCAAACAGACAAACGAAAAGCGTAACTATGTCAGCAACGGATGTAATCGATCTGTCTTCCCCTCCAAGGTCGGCCGCCAGTTTACTCCATCatcaacagcagcagcagcaacagcaccACCATCAGCAGCACcaccagcagcagcagcagctgcaACAGCAGCAACAGATACTTCAGCAGCAACGTGGTCAACAAATACTGACCAATGGGCGATGCAATACAAATGCACAGAATTTAATGCATGGCGCCCCATCGGCTGCGAGTGCTGCTGCCCAAGTGGCGGCTATGCAGCAACATCAAAGGCAATCATCGGTGGATGCGTCACGCCTCTCGGCGATACCCGAGATGGTGTCGCACAATGGCAATGTGCCctacaaaatgcaaaaggcACAAATTGATGGGTGCACGGTGCCGTGTATCAATATGAAGGCATACACGTACACTGATTTGCTCATGACGCTTGCCGATCtcaaagatattttctttccacACATGACACTCGAGAACTGCCGAAAGGTACTCGATGTCCTCAATGTGGAGTTGTACAAAGGAAACAg GAGTCAATTGAAGGTGTTCCAGGAGTATGGGCATCATGGCATGGAGAATATGGCCCTGGTACTGGTGCAGGATATCATCAATTTCATGCCACAGCTCAAGTACATGGTACGGAGTCAGACACAGGAGCAGCCTGCACACAAGCGGGCGAGGATCAGCTAG
- the LOC129785966 gene encoding methylcytosine dioxygenase TET isoform X3, with the protein MSATTTTTQMSMPSTSSVAGGPPDTNRQLFSVKQERHDEAEILELAAKMMESHKAQMTKAAQQQAMQQQMRSVNVINSTGQTNILNYFPRKTSQQGSSSLQAAGTSASIVPTTTPAAASAVTATNGGTYNGKQPNGETTSSSASPDGSTEKKPCDEESQKGHFGWHTFNKSIYIPYILRSGEKYCAVRIVESKLLNKYLNYLHHDIYSCTCVRSYYITEAEGRLLNEINHKHSESHFGREMFTVKDLVVRLSDVSKFWTFLDVCYKKLLMGNNGQGQSEKCGFIRINKESVVPYTVRDGQKFVPLFYFEGETENLKLKADNLSGWDLSYLKFCCKVQGIRNELFASDKVAVISLTDIKSYFPPGTQFEDYWPNKVVDTQLLVQKSNANSSVHWTRQPTAPPPKPTSSTQSKAAPTRKQATAVSYGNAAMSQVNMQQRLPGQMGSTNTPVVSNVWSNLTSVSGLNLTPGQQEHVLRMAQVAQQAQSQRAYPTTRSQVQNIMQRQPYNVNFPPVAAAAAAMSAMTGLSSSSNQVPPPLIRGAQQAPTSHHMSSCVTGPPSLRSSNSLTINPVATPSHLLPPPPPYSASSNHLHEYLLANVSLASSPKNNHYASGGSNKTTYSTSNYNNNNTDYLLNNNILNAIYSKTAVTSIANHPVGSPARASPNQSHSVSSSGQPKQPPPPLIPMPNTSASDAFSAIRDTLQQLRSLKSLTTTFLPQNIPIPDPYGSPSPSSHAAGTTSPFSLHPLSMVPAAQSPVDIKPQPPTFSPSLANRQTKSVTMSATDVIDLSSPPRSAASLLHHQQQQQQQHHHQQHHQQQQQLQQQQQILQQQRGQQILTNGRCNTNAQNLMHGAPSAASAAAQVAAMQQHQRQSSVDASRLSAIPEMVSHNGNVPYKMQKAQIDGCTVPCINMKAYTYTDLLMTLADLKDIFFPHMTLENCRKVLDVLNVELYKGNRSQLKVFQEYGHHGMENMALVLVQDIINFMPQLKYMVRSQTQEQPAHKRARIS; encoded by the exons ATGT cagcaacaacaacgACAACTCAAATGTCCATGCCGTCAACATCGTCTGTAGCAGGAGGCCCGCCAGATACCAACCGACAGCTTTTTAGCGTAAAGCAAGAGAGACACGACGAAGCGGAGATTTTGGAGTTGGCTGCCAAAATGATGGAGAGTCACAAGGCGCAAATGACCAAAGCGGCACAACAGCAGGCAATGCAACAGCAAATGCGTTCTGTGAATGTGATCAATAGCACAGGTCAGAcgaatatattaaattatttcccaaGAAAAACCTCACAGCAAGGATCGTCGTCATTACAAGCAGCTGGAACAAGTGCTTCGATTGTACCGACGACCACACCAGCGGCAGCGTCAGCGGTGACGGCAACGAATGGTGGTACGTACAACGGGAAACAACCAAATGGTGAGACAACATCGAGCTCTGCAAGTCCCGACGGCAGCACCGAGAAGAAGCCATGCGATGAGGAGAGTCAAAAGGGTCACTTTGGATGGCATACATTCAATAAATCCATCTACATCCCCTATATCCTGAGATCCGGGGAAAAGTACTGCGCTGTGCGTATTGTGGAGAGTAAACTTCTCAATAAATACTTGAACTACCTCCACCATGATATCTACAGTTGCACATGCGTTCGCAGTTACTACATTACCGAAGCCGAGGGGAGGCTCCTCAATGAGATTAATCATAAGCACAGTGAATCACATTTTGGGCGAGAAATGTTCACTGTAAAGGATTTAGTTGTTCGCCTATCTGACGTGAGCAAATTCTGGACATTCCTTGATGTTTGCTACAAGAAACTCCTTATGGGAAACAATGGGCAGGGGCAGTCCGAGAAATGTGGATTTATTAGGATTAACAAAGAATCTGTAGTTCCTTATACC gttcgTGATGGACAAAAGTTTGTTCCATTGTTCTACTTTGAGGGCGAAACGGAGAATTTGAAGTTGAAAGCTGACAATTTGTCCGGCTGGGATTTGTcctatttgaaattttgctgCAAAGTCCAAGGGATACGCAATGAGTTGTTTGCCAGTGATAAGGTTGCAGTAATAAGTTTGACTGATATCAAAAGTTACTTTCCACCTGGAACGCAATTTGAGGACTACTGGCCAAATAAGGTGGTGGACACACAATTACTGGTGCAAAAGTCAAATGCCAACAGTTCCGTACATTGGACACGACAACCTACAGCTCCACCACCGAAACCAACATCCAGCACCCAGTCAAAGGCAGCACCGACAAGGAAGCAAGCAACGGCTGTCTCCTATGGTAATGCTGCCATGTCACAGGTTAATATGCAACAGCGACTGCCTGGGCAAATGGGAAGCACAAATACACCCGTTGTGTCCAATGTGTGGTCCAACTTGACAAGTGTCTCAGGTCTCAATTTGACTCCTGGGCAGCAGGAGCATGTTCTAAGGATGGCTCAAGTTGCACAA CAGGCTCAATCCCAACGAGCTTACCCAACGACAAGATCTCAAGTACAGAATATTATGCAACGTCAGCCCTACAATGTGAACTTCCCACCCGTGGCGGCTGCTGCGGCAGCAATGTCTGCAATGACTGGTCTCTCTTCTAGCTCTAATCAGGTGCCCCCACCTCTCATACGAGGTGCGCAGCAAGCACCCACTAGTCATCACAT GTCTAGTTGTGTTACTGGTCCACCATCATTACGCTCTAGTAATAGTCTGACGATAAATCCTGTTGCCACTCCTTCCCACCTATTGCCTCCTCCACCACCTTACAGTGCATCCAGTAATCACCTCCACGAATATCTGCTGGCAAATGTTTCGTTGGCATCATCACCAAAAAACAACCACTACGCAAGTGGTGGTAGTAACAAAACTACGTACAGTACATCCAATTACAATAACAACAACACCGATTATCTCTTGAATAACAACATTTTGAATGCGATATATTCAAAGACAGCTGTAACGTCAATAGCAAATCATCCGGTTGGCTCACCGGCCCGTGCATCGCCAAATCAAAGCCATAGCGTATCGTCGAGTGGTCAGCCGAAGCAGCCGCCGCCACCGCTAATACCAATGCCCAATACAAGTGCTAGTGATGCATTTAGTGCAATACGGGACACATTGCAGCAATTGCGAAGCTTAAAATCACTCACCACGACATTCTTGCCACAGAATATTCCCATTCCCGATCCCTATGGTAGCCCGTCACCATCCTCTCATGCTGCCGGTACCACATCGCCATTTTCCCTCCATCCACTATCCATGGTGCCGGCAGCACAGAGTCCTGTGGATATCAAACCACAACCACCAACCTTTTCTCCATCCCTCGCAAACAGACAAACGAAAAGCGTAACTATGTCAGCAACGGATGTAATCGATCTGTCTTCCCCTCCAAGGTCGGCCGCCAGTTTACTCCATCatcaacagcagcagcagcaacagcaccACCATCAGCAGCACcaccagcagcagcagcagctgcaACAGCAGCAACAGATACTTCAGCAGCAACGTGGTCAACAAATACTGACCAATGGGCGATGCAATACAAATGCACAGAATTTAATGCATGGCGCCCCATCGGCTGCGAGTGCTGCTGCCCAAGTGGCGGCTATGCAGCAACATCAAAGGCAATCATCGGTGGATGCGTCACGCCTCTCGGCGATACCCGAGATGGTGTCGCACAATGGCAATGTGCCctacaaaatgcaaaaggcACAAATTGATGGGTGCACGGTGCCGTGTATCAATATGAAGGCATACACGTACACTGATTTGCTCATGACGCTTGCCGATCtcaaagatattttctttccacACATGACACTCGAGAACTGCCGAAAGGTACTCGATGTCCTCAATGTGGAGTTGTACAAAGGAAACAg GAGTCAATTGAAGGTGTTCCAGGAGTATGGGCATCATGGCATGGAGAATATGGCCCTGGTACTGGTGCAGGATATCATCAATTTCATGCCACAGCTCAAGTACATGGTACGGAGTCAGACACAGGAGCAGCCTGCACACAAGCGGGCGAGGATCAGCTAG